From the Streptomyces sp. NBC_00390 genome, the window CCGACACAATGGTGCCGCTGCAAAGTGCGGCGGCAAGGACCGCGATGACGGGAGAGCCTGATGACATCCCCTCACTACAGGTGGCAGGGCTTCCTGCCCCCGACACTTCGCGACCGAACGGCTGGGCGAATCATGATGGCAGCCGCGGTGCTCGCCCTCGTGGTGATAGTTGGGGGAGCTTTGGCTGACATGGGCAGTGAGGAGACGCCACGCATCGATCTGCCTGGCTACGCCCAGGGGTACGAGGATGGCCGCGAGATGAATCAGCGGGGCCTCTATTCCTCCGATCGGCAGGAAGCGCAGCGACGCTGCAATCACGCTGCCTCGGCTGTTTACATCAGTGACGGTGAGCTTCAGCAAGAGGGTTGGCACGACGGCTGCCTGGACGGGCTGCAAGGCAACCCTCGTCGTGATTAGCCGTCAGTTGGCGAGCCTGTCACCCGATAAGGCTCGATAGATCTGGAAGAGATTGTCCACTGCCTTGCGGGTACGGCCTTCGCTGCTTGGCATCAGATGTGTGTAGGTCCGCAGGGTGAAACCCGGGTCCGAGTGACCGAGGTACTGACTCAGGGCCCGGATGTTTTCGCCGGCGTCCAGAAGCACGGACGCGTAGAAGTGCCTCAGCGCATGCATGCCGTGCTCGCGCGCTGCTGCGTACCGCTGGCCCTTCTCGGGCCAGGGGATGATGCCGGCGGTAGCGAGGGCGGGCTTCCACATGTGGTCGTCGAAGTGGTTTGCGCGCACGAAGTCTCCGGTGGAACCGCTGAAAATGAGGGCCTTTGTCACCGTCGGCCCATCGGGTGTGCGCCACGGCAGGGTGACCTTGATCGGCGGATACTTCTCGGAGTGCGTGAGGATGGCATCTGCGACGGAGCGGGGGAGTGGAACGTCCCGGGTCTTGCCACCTTTCGGTGGGGCGAACACAAACGTTCCGCGAATCCGCTTCAGCTGATGCCGTTTGGCGACCCATCCGCCATCAAAGTCCAACTCGTCTTCGGAAAGCCCGAGCACCTCGCCTTGACGTAGTCCACAGCCGCTCCCGACATCGACGGTCGCGCGAAGATGCTCGGGCAGCGCTCCACGGACAGAGAGCACCTGCTTTGCAGTCCACGGAGTGACACGGGGCTGGCTTCCCTTCGGCGTCTGCACCGAGCGTGCCTGACAGGGGTTCTTCGGGAGCAGGGCGTCGTCCACAGCCGCGCTGAGCGCTGCTGAGACGGTGCCGAAGATGATTCGACGGTGCGAGGCGGAAGGAACGTTGGCTTCGAGCTCCCCGAGCCATGCGCGGATGTGACCGGGCTGGAACGAGGCAATCGGTCGCGTACCGATGTACGGGTAGGCGTGCAGCCGCAGCCGACGCTGGGCCGCTTCTCGGCTGTTGATCTCAGTAGTGTGAGTCGCAACCCACTTCTCCGCGAACTGCTGGAAAGTGATGCGCGCGGCGCGAGGGTCGATGTACTGCCCGCGTGACATGTCAGCGGCAGTCTCGGTGAGCCATTTCTCGGCCATGCGCTTCTGGCGATCGGGGAAGGACTTGCTCTTCTCGGTACCGTCCGGACCCACGTAGCGGGCGCGATAGCGCATCCCGGTGCCGTGGCGGTCTGTCTTGACCCGTCGGGCCTTGCCGTCGGGGTTGGTCTCGGTCTTGTACCAGCGGTCTTGGATGTGGCCTGCCATGTGTTCTCGCGTCTCCTGAAATGGCCCGCAGGGCGACGCCTGGTGGCGTCGCCCTGCGGGGTGCTCGGTCTGAGGTTGGTCAAGCGGCCATGTCGGCGGCCATGCGTTCGGTGGTCCAGCGTTGGACGGCGGCGGGGTCGTAGCGGAGGTGTTTGCCGACGCGGAATCCGGGCGGGCCGGTGCGCTTCTTGCGCCACTGGTAGACGGTCTCCAGGGGCACGTCGAACAGTTCGGCGATGTTGTCGGGGGTGAGGTAGCGGTCCGGGAGCCCGGCTCGCAACGTGCTTGTGACGGACGCCATGGTGGTGTCTCCTCGCTCCGGGAGGTTGTCCCTCCCCCTCTGAGGTCCGCTACATCCGCTACGCCGCTACATGGCAGGTCAGCGGCAGGTTTTGTGTAGCGGATAGGTCGGATGTAGCGGCTACGGCCGTTTCGTGGCGCGCGGGCCGTGGCCGCTACATCGGGGATTGCCGCTACAGGTTTTGTGCCTGTGAGCTGGGCTGTAGCGGCTGTAGCGGGAGTAGCGGACTCTCAGGAGCGGGGGCGCAGTAGCGCTGCCATGCGTCGGTGAGGTCTTCGCTGTAGTAGCCCTTGAGGACGCCGCCGGTGGTGCGGATGTTGCGGGAGGCGATCGGTTCGTTGTCGGCGGTCATGTACTCACCGAGCATCCGGGACAGGCGCCGGTTGTCGAGGGGCTTGCCGTTGAGGTCGGCCCACGGGGCGTCGTCGAGGGAGTTGAGGCGGTCGAGGATCGCGATGGTGGGCAGCCGGTCCACCCCGATCATCACGTGGTCGCGGAGGTCGGTGAGCAGCCGGACGCCCAGGCTGCCTTTGTCGTTGACCTGTGATGCCTTGACCAGTTCGACGCAGGCGGCGCGGGCCCGTCGGGGCCAGTCTCCCCCGGCGGCGTCTGCGACGGCGAGCAGTGGTTCCCACACGTCGGCGGGCCGGTCGGAGACTCCTTCGGGCATCTCCGGCCAGGCTCCCATGACCCAGCCGTGGGCCTGCTCGGCCCACGTGGCGAGGCGTTGGCGCAGGGCGACGCCTTCCTTCTCGTGAAGCCGGGCGCGGAAGGGTTCGACCTTCTCGTTCCTGGCCCGCCTGCGCATGCGGATGATGACGGAGCGGGTCAGGATCGTGTCCGGCAGGGAGCCGAGTCCGGCGACGGCGACGGCCGCATAGGAGGGGAACGGCGTCACGGTCTGGCTGTCCCCGACACACCGGTAGGTGACCCCGGTGCGGCGGTGTCCAGCGTTCAGGAAGCCGCGCAGCTCTTCGTTGTCCCCGGCCTTGGGCCCAAAGATGGTGTCGATCTCGTCGAAGAGGATCGAGGGCCGCCCGTCCGGGCCGGACACCGCGCGGAACAAGGCGGCGGCGGATGCGTTCACCGCCACCATCGGACGCGGCACGAGGGTTTCCACGATCTCCAGCGCACGGGACTTACCCGACCCTGGTTCTGGGGACAGGAACGCCAGACGCGGGGTGGAGTCGAAGCAGTCGAGTAGGTGCGCGTGTGCGTCCCACAGGGCGACCGCGACG encodes:
- a CDS encoding DUF3631 domain-containing protein, with the translated sequence MTATNATVPAIDGAALLDEVETFHRRFNVFPTQAAYVAVALWDAHAHLLDCFDSTPRLAFLSPEPGSGKSRALEIVETLVPRPMVAVNASAAALFRAVSGPDGRPSILFDEIDTIFGPKAGDNEELRGFLNAGHRRTGVTYRCVGDSQTVTPFPSYAAVAVAGLGSLPDTILTRSVIIRMRRRARNEKVEPFRARLHEKEGVALRQRLATWAEQAHGWVMGAWPEMPEGVSDRPADVWEPLLAVADAAGGDWPRRARAACVELVKASQVNDKGSLGVRLLTDLRDHVMIGVDRLPTIAILDRLNSLDDAPWADLNGKPLDNRRLSRMLGEYMTADNEPIASRNIRTTGGVLKGYYSEDLTDAWQRYCAPAPESPLLPLQPLQPSSQAQNL
- a CDS encoding tyrosine-type recombinase/integrase, which codes for MAGHIQDRWYKTETNPDGKARRVKTDRHGTGMRYRARYVGPDGTEKSKSFPDRQKRMAEKWLTETAADMSRGQYIDPRAARITFQQFAEKWVATHTTEINSREAAQRRLRLHAYPYIGTRPIASFQPGHIRAWLGELEANVPSASHRRIIFGTVSAALSAAVDDALLPKNPCQARSVQTPKGSQPRVTPWTAKQVLSVRGALPEHLRATVDVGSGCGLRQGEVLGLSEDELDFDGGWVAKRHQLKRIRGTFVFAPPKGGKTRDVPLPRSVADAILTHSEKYPPIKVTLPWRTPDGPTVTKALIFSGSTGDFVRANHFDDHMWKPALATAGIIPWPEKGQRYAAAREHGMHALRHFYASVLLDAGENIRALSQYLGHSDPGFTLRTYTHLMPSSEGRTRKAVDNLFQIYRALSGDRLAN
- a CDS encoding helix-turn-helix domain-containing protein, which produces MASVTSTLRAGLPDRYLTPDNIAELFDVPLETVYQWRKKRTGPPGFRVGKHLRYDPAAVQRWTTERMAADMAA